In the Thermogemmatispora onikobensis genome, ACTCACGAATCGTCTCCGCCACCAGGCGCAGCGCCAAAGGATTGCCCCCATAGCGGCGCAGCAACGTAGCCACCTCGTCCGCACTGCCAAAGAGGCCCTTTTCCTCAAGAATAGCTTGCCCGGCCTCGGTGTTGAGACCCTGCAACGTCAGCGAGCGCACCGGACTGCTCTTGCCCTTCAAACGCTCAATCTCCCGCAGCTTCTCGCGGCTCGTCACCACGACCACGCTTTGATGCTCCTCAGTGCCCAGGCGCTCTAAGAGGCGCCCGTAGCCCTCGTACTCGGAGCGATAAGCCCCGGCCCGCTGACCACTCTGTAAAAGGGCATCGAAATTATCGAGCACCAGCAAACAGCGGTGCTGGCGGAACAGCTCCATCAAGAGCGACAGCTGCTCCTCTCCTGAAGAAGGCGCGGCACTCAGCTGCTGATGAGAAAAGAAGAGCAACCAGTCCTTCAACACCTGGCTCAGCGGCGGTGCACTGCGCAATGAACACCAGTAACCATACTCGATCTCGCTTTCGACCTCTTCGACCAGACGCGCGACAAGGGTCGTCTTCCCAATGCCCCCAAGACCGCAAACCGCAATCAAACGGCCCTCTGCGAACCATTGCCGCAGCGTGCGCAACTCCTGAGTGCGACCGAAAAAGTGGGAAGTAGCTGGTTTCGCTCCCCAATTCGTCCGAAGCTGCTCGACCAGCCCCAGCTCCTCGGGGCTCTTCTCCAACACCTCGCACAGCTTACGCAACAGAGAGGGACGAGGCAGGCCCTCGCCAGCCTCCCAACGCTGCACCGTCTTCTTATCCGAACCAATGCGCTCGGCAAGATCCTCCTGCGACCAGCCGCGGCGCTGTCGCTCGCGCCTGAGCTGCTGATGAAATGTGATCCGAAGCATGGCAAGTTCCCCCTCTCGTCTCAAGCCTGGCGGCTTCTCGCTTATCCCGTCGCCAGCCCGCAGTTGGAGCCGAGGCCGCGTGCGCGCGCTCCTCCTCTTCTCTGCTTCCTGGCTCGCTATACATGCCCTCCTCTCTTGAGCGGGCTTGGACTGCGCTCGCGCCCCATGATCACCCCAGTTAGCCCTCTCTCCCTCGGACTCTGTCGCCTCGCTGGCCTCAGAATGTCCGGCCAATAGCCCCTAAGAGAGGCCGAAATGTCGTCGCTTTTGGGTTTCTCTGCAATCTTTTTCCTGCTATCTTTTATCCAAACACAAAGAAAAACTCAGTGCACTCTAATACTGTAAAAAATTTTTTTGCCTGTATAGTCGTTTCAGAGATCCAGGCAAGCGAGTGGCGCTCAATCTTGCTTGCCGGGAGGAGAAGAACAGATGGGCAGTCCAGACCTGTTGGCACTGAACTGGGAAGAAATCTATGTCAGGCTGCGTCGGCTGGTACGGCGGCTGATTGCGCGCTACAGCGTTGCTGCCTGGCGCGGTCAAGAAGAGGACCAGGTTGAAGACATCGTCCAAGAGAGTATCAGGCGCTTCATCGAGCGTCAACCGCGTGTTGAGCGTGGAGAGATCGAGCCGGCGCATTCGCCAGAGCACATGCTGTTCACCATTGCCTACAACTGTTGTCTCGACCTCTACCGGCGCGAGCGACGTCTGATTCACACCGGCGGGGAATACCTGCCGGCGTTCACAGATACGGAAGAAAGAGAGCCGGCGGACCAGGCCCTGGAAGGGATCTATCAACAAGAGCTGTTTACCATCGTCGCTCGCGAAGTAGAGCACTTTCCCCAGGGGCAACGGCGCGCCCTTCTCATCGACCTGGCTGAATTGATGAGTTTTGATGAGGAGCCGACAACGCTCCAGCGTGCCTTTTTGGCGCAGGGCATCGATCTCAGCCGCTATCGTGACTGGCCGGAAGACCGGCGGCAACATGAACAGCGCGTTGCCCTGCGGAACCACGCCTATCGGCGTTTGGCGCGGTTGTCCAGCATCCGTGCCTATATAGAGAGCCATGAGCACTAGCTCCGCGGCTTATAACCCCAGACCGTCAGAAAGAACTGCAGGCCGCAGAAGCTCTCATCCGCGGCCTCGGCGCGTGCCTGCTCATAGAGGCGATTGAACGTCTCCCGGCTCAAGCCGACGACTTTCAGATAGAAGGGTTCAAGCAATTTTAGGGAGACGAGGCCATTCTGATACCAATCCTCATAGCGAGGCGTGCCAGCGGAAATGCTCTCGGCGTAAGCACGCATCTGAATCGAGACACAGCCGGCATCGCGCAGTAAGCGCTCCAGCATGGGCAACACATCGAGGTGGTGCCGTGTCTCCGAGAAAGTGTAGCCGGCGCGTGTCAGCCCCAGGGCCAGCAAGAGAGACAGCTCCTCACAAGCCGGCTTATTGCAGATCGGCAGATCG is a window encoding:
- a CDS encoding RNA polymerase sigma factor encodes the protein MGSPDLLALNWEEIYVRLRRLVRRLIARYSVAAWRGQEEDQVEDIVQESIRRFIERQPRVERGEIEPAHSPEHMLFTIAYNCCLDLYRRERRLIHTGGEYLPAFTDTEEREPADQALEGIYQQELFTIVAREVEHFPQGQRRALLIDLAELMSFDEEPTTLQRAFLAQGIDLSRYRDWPEDRRQHEQRVALRNHAYRRLARLSSIRAYIESHEH